In one window of Candidatus Binatus sp. DNA:
- a CDS encoding efflux RND transporter periplasmic adaptor subunit translates to MKSLLLLVAVGWVSLVVTGCSRANGDTATDLRPTVSVIRPQRGDVVRTIALPGDLVGLYQSTLYAKVTGYLKSISVDKGDWVKKGQVLAEIEVPELQQRLARAKASLEIQRLTYERLSQVWKSDSRLVARQEVDIAQGKYLESKAQLDELEAMTSYTKIVAPFDGIITGRFVDPGALIKAGGEQSSASPDEGSVQSTGGVSPVVSLALIDTMRAYVYVPQAEVSFVKRGMPATLSLPDLAGRTFNGQITRFASSLDLGTRTMLAEIDLQNHNHELYPGMYANVTIELQRHRGALKLPESAIGDSPEGRYVMIAEVGRLRRQRISVGISNGTYSEVTQGLSGAEEVVAALDPSLAPGEAVDVAIANGKSSKGTDFAAGTR, encoded by the coding sequence ATGAAAAGTCTTCTGCTCTTAGTGGCCGTGGGGTGGGTCTCGTTGGTGGTGACGGGTTGCTCACGAGCAAACGGCGATACCGCCACCGATCTGCGGCCGACTGTCTCCGTGATTCGGCCGCAACGCGGCGACGTGGTTCGTACGATCGCCTTACCCGGCGACCTGGTCGGTCTGTATCAATCGACTCTCTACGCAAAAGTCACCGGCTATTTGAAAAGCATCTCGGTCGACAAGGGCGACTGGGTGAAGAAGGGACAAGTGCTCGCTGAGATCGAGGTGCCCGAACTTCAACAGCGACTCGCTCGCGCCAAGGCGAGCCTCGAAATACAGCGCCTAACCTATGAGCGGCTCTCACAAGTCTGGAAAAGCGACTCCCGGCTGGTTGCTCGCCAGGAGGTCGATATCGCGCAAGGCAAGTACCTCGAATCGAAGGCCCAGTTGGATGAGCTCGAAGCTATGACCTCCTACACGAAAATCGTTGCGCCCTTCGACGGCATCATCACGGGGCGCTTCGTCGATCCTGGAGCACTTATCAAGGCCGGCGGCGAACAATCCTCGGCTTCTCCGGACGAAGGATCCGTTCAATCCACGGGTGGAGTCTCACCGGTTGTGAGTCTCGCGCTGATCGACACGATGCGCGCTTACGTCTATGTGCCGCAGGCCGAAGTCAGTTTCGTCAAACGCGGGATGCCGGCCACGCTTTCGCTGCCCGATCTGGCGGGCCGAACATTCAATGGCCAGATCACTCGCTTCGCGAGTTCGTTGGATCTTGGAACGCGCACGATGCTGGCTGAGATCGATCTGCAAAACCACAACCATGAGCTGTACCCGGGAATGTACGCGAACGTAACGATCGAATTGCAGCGGCATCGCGGCGCTTTGAAGCTACCCGAGTCAGCCATCGGCGATTCGCCCGAGGGTCGATACGTAATGATCGCGGAAGTAGGCAGACTAAGGCGACAACGAATTAGCGTTGGAATCAGCAATGGCACCTATAGCGAAGTAACTCAGGGACTAAGTGGCGCTGAAGAGGTTGTCGCGGCGCTTGACCCGTCACTGGCGCCGGGTGAAGCGGTTGACGTTGCGATCGCCAACGGCAAATCGAGTAAGGGGACTGACTTTGCAGCCGGTACACGGTGA
- a CDS encoding efflux RND transporter permease subunit, which translates to MPGFSLRNPHAVIVGALLTIILGVTAFLTMPVDAFPKLDIPVAVVATFYPGMPPLDIEANITTRFERFFTLGSDIDHMESRSLPGVSIIKVFFQPGVDLSAATATLGNLAMADLRHLPPGTLPPLILKSGASSLPVTLVTVSGQGFSEAQLRDQAQYNIRNWIATVPGTSVPPPFGGKYRQIMAYVNRDALEARGLTLMDVVHSLDDANLIIPAGDAKIGSTDYFVYSNSMIEHPDEINQVPIKIGRGEAPVFVGDVGHVEDAAQIQQNIVRINGQRSVYIPVMKQGNANTIAVVDGVKQAIKQIAGLPEGIKVNAIFGQDSYVREAIESLEHEAVLGALLASLMILIFLGSFRSTIAIFLSIPLSILAGACGLRMSGSTINVMTLGGFALAIGRLVDDSTVVLENINRHLAEGKAPAEAARDGANEVALAVLASTVTTIIVFSPVMFLFGVAKSLFSALSWAVVLSMLASYVVAMTVIPVYCARFLTNESGREAEQGTGRGFLAAFIRSYDRFAERYERLLEWSLDRKGVIIGAASILFVASIAAFPLIGTELFPRTDAGQFVIQFRASLGTRIELTEQLAERLEQAIRNVIPHDELSTVVSNLGLAPGFSSIYSTNAASDSGFVMVALAPGHRVSTWSYVAKLKQLLPQRIPEIRTFFSSGSIIDSVLNFGLAAPIDIQLSGRRYAELFDLSRKVDARVNNLPEVAGTFVPEESNYPTLRINVDRVKAARLGLNQRDVVTNVITALTSNQMIAPSIWIDPKSGNDYFLTAQYSEDQIDSLDTLRNIPVRSSDGNHSRADAMLLRNVATIAREQHPAEADHYNIQRVVDVLVAPGTDDMGGALKSVRKALSTLKLPPGVAIAFRGSVDSMERSFSSFGYGLVMAVVLLYLVMVAQFRSFLDPFIIMFSVPMGMIGVTWTLLLTGTTLNIESFMGIIAMVGIVVSNAILLVDFANQRYRSGQDLRRAIIESAQIRMRPILMTTLATVVGLMPMALKLGAGSEASAPLARAAAGGLAVSTVLTLFLVPALYEIFYGRRSKESK; encoded by the coding sequence GTGCCTGGTTTCTCATTGCGCAATCCCCACGCCGTAATCGTGGGTGCGCTGCTCACAATAATCCTGGGCGTCACCGCCTTCCTGACGATGCCGGTGGATGCCTTCCCCAAGTTGGACATCCCGGTGGCGGTGGTCGCCACCTTCTATCCCGGGATGCCGCCGCTCGACATCGAGGCCAACATCACCACCCGCTTTGAGCGATTCTTCACGCTCGGCAGCGACATCGATCACATGGAATCGCGGTCGCTGCCGGGGGTGAGCATCATCAAGGTCTTCTTTCAGCCGGGAGTGGATCTCAGCGCCGCAACCGCGACTCTAGGCAATCTGGCGATGGCCGATCTGCGCCATCTGCCGCCCGGAACTTTGCCACCGCTCATTCTTAAGTCCGGTGCGTCATCGCTGCCGGTCACGCTGGTGACGGTGTCGGGCCAGGGATTCAGCGAAGCGCAACTCCGCGATCAGGCGCAGTACAACATCCGCAACTGGATCGCGACGGTGCCGGGCACGTCGGTCCCGCCGCCGTTTGGCGGCAAGTACCGGCAGATCATGGCCTACGTCAATCGCGACGCGCTGGAGGCGCGCGGACTCACGCTGATGGACGTGGTCCATTCGCTCGATGACGCCAACCTGATCATTCCCGCAGGCGACGCGAAAATCGGATCGACGGACTACTTCGTTTACAGCAACAGCATGATCGAGCATCCCGACGAGATTAATCAGGTGCCGATCAAGATCGGCCGCGGCGAAGCACCGGTCTTCGTCGGCGACGTGGGTCATGTGGAGGATGCGGCGCAGATTCAGCAGAACATCGTCCGCATCAATGGCCAGCGCTCCGTGTATATCCCGGTGATGAAACAGGGCAACGCCAACACGATTGCCGTCGTGGACGGGGTGAAACAGGCGATCAAGCAGATCGCAGGCTTGCCGGAAGGCATCAAGGTTAACGCAATCTTCGGCCAGGACTCGTACGTGCGCGAGGCGATCGAAAGTCTCGAGCATGAAGCAGTCCTGGGCGCGCTGCTCGCGTCATTGATGATTCTGATTTTCCTCGGCAGCTTCCGCTCGACGATCGCGATCTTCTTGTCGATTCCGCTGTCGATTCTCGCCGGCGCCTGCGGCCTCAGAATGAGCGGCTCGACGATCAATGTCATGACGCTCGGCGGTTTCGCGCTGGCGATCGGGCGCCTCGTGGACGACTCGACGGTCGTGTTGGAAAACATCAACCGCCATCTCGCGGAGGGAAAAGCGCCCGCAGAAGCCGCACGCGATGGAGCCAATGAGGTTGCGCTGGCGGTACTCGCGTCCACGGTCACCACGATCATCGTGTTCTCGCCAGTGATGTTTCTGTTCGGCGTGGCGAAATCCCTGTTCAGCGCGTTGTCGTGGGCGGTCGTGCTGTCGATGCTCGCGTCATACGTGGTCGCGATGACTGTAATCCCGGTTTACTGCGCGCGCTTTCTGACCAATGAATCGGGACGGGAAGCTGAGCAGGGCACCGGACGCGGCTTCCTCGCCGCATTCATTCGCAGCTACGACCGATTCGCGGAGCGTTACGAGCGCCTGCTCGAATGGTCGCTGGATCGCAAGGGCGTGATAATCGGCGCAGCCTCGATTCTCTTTGTAGCGAGCATCGCGGCCTTTCCGTTGATCGGCACCGAGTTGTTTCCGAGAACCGATGCCGGCCAATTTGTGATCCAGTTTCGGGCGTCGCTGGGAACGCGCATCGAACTCACCGAGCAGTTGGCCGAACGCCTGGAACAAGCGATTCGCAACGTCATCCCGCACGACGAACTATCGACCGTGGTCTCGAACCTCGGATTGGCGCCGGGATTTTCGTCGATCTACTCGACCAACGCGGCGAGCGACTCGGGCTTCGTCATGGTTGCGCTGGCGCCTGGCCATCGAGTCTCGACGTGGAGTTATGTGGCGAAGCTCAAACAACTCCTGCCGCAGCGAATACCGGAAATCCGCACCTTCTTCTCGTCGGGCAGCATCATCGATTCCGTCCTCAACTTCGGACTTGCGGCTCCGATCGACATTCAACTTAGCGGCCGCCGCTACGCCGAGCTATTCGATCTCTCGCGCAAGGTGGATGCCCGCGTGAATAACCTGCCGGAGGTGGCCGGCACCTTTGTGCCCGAGGAATCGAACTATCCGACACTGAGAATCAACGTCGATCGCGTGAAGGCGGCGCGATTGGGGCTCAACCAGCGCGACGTTGTCACGAACGTAATTACCGCGCTTACTTCGAACCAGATGATCGCGCCCTCGATTTGGATCGATCCAAAGTCCGGCAACGACTACTTTCTGACCGCGCAGTACTCCGAGGATCAAATCGACTCGCTCGATACGTTGCGCAACATCCCGGTGCGCAGCAGCGATGGTAACCATTCGCGCGCCGATGCGATGCTGCTCCGCAACGTAGCTACCATCGCCCGCGAGCAGCATCCCGCGGAGGCCGATCATTACAACATCCAGCGGGTCGTCGATGTGCTCGTCGCGCCCGGCACCGACGATATGGGTGGCGCACTCAAATCGGTGCGCAAGGCGCTGAGCACGCTCAAGCTTCCGCCAGGCGTCGCGATCGCATTCCGCGGCTCGGTGGATTCGATGGAGCGTTCGTTCTCGAGCTTCGGCTACGGACTGGTGATGGCGGTCGTGCTGCTGTACCTCGTGATGGTCGCGCAGTTCCGCTCCTTCCTCGATCCTTTCATCATCATGTTCTCGGTGCCGATGGGCATGATCGGCGTTACCTGGACGCTGCTGCTCACCGGCACCACGCTGAACATCGAGTCGTTCATGGGGATCATCGCGATGGTCGGGATCGTGGTTTCCAATGCGATCCTGCTGGTTGATTTCGCGAACCAGCGCTACCGGAGCGGCCAGGATCTGCGGCGCGCGATTATCGAATCGGCGCAAATCAGGATGCGCCCGATCCTGATGACGACGCTGGCAACCGTCGTGGGATTAATGCCGATGGCGCTCAAGCTGGGCGCCGGTTCCGAGGCCTCCGCACCGCTTGCCCGCGCCGCCGCCGGCGGACTCGCGGTCTCGACCGTGCTCACACTTTTCCTGGTGCCCGCCCTCTACGAAATTTTCTACGGCCGACGGTCAAAGGAATCGAAATGA
- a CDS encoding substrate-binding domain-containing protein — MATSEQSRIIRARQSAGLSQSELARRAGISRQAIGAIEAGIYQPGVEVALALARELGSSVESLFAAPIEHETLETELIAGAARTISRNTRVALARIGGRIIATPQSVSGLRLSSASGVFAGGVRSHARILSLRSREQIESTLLIAGCDPAVSILGDWMTRQHASIELIAIRSSSRGALDALKGNRAHAAGIHLRGSHGDYNVDSARKFLKESDAVLINFARWEIGLAVSKRCGIRSPADLSRRGIRIVNRESGSGARLALDDSMRGAGIEPQKISGYSRELEGHLEVACAIAAGDADAGPTIRLAAEAYDLGFVPIREERYDFVIQRRELNTPPVRTLLDALNSSRFSRELSTLCGYDTTLTGSQIA, encoded by the coding sequence ATGGCGACCAGCGAGCAAAGCAGGATCATTCGCGCCAGGCAGTCTGCCGGGCTCAGCCAGTCAGAACTGGCGCGCCGGGCCGGAATCTCGCGTCAGGCGATCGGCGCGATCGAAGCCGGTATCTATCAGCCGGGAGTCGAGGTCGCCCTCGCTCTGGCGCGCGAGCTGGGAAGCTCGGTCGAGTCATTGTTCGCCGCTCCGATCGAGCATGAAACTCTCGAGACTGAATTGATTGCCGGCGCGGCGCGGACAATCAGCAGGAATACGCGCGTAGCGTTGGCGCGTATCGGCGGCAGGATTATCGCCACCCCGCAATCCGTTTCAGGGCTGCGGCTGTCGTCGGCGAGCGGCGTGTTTGCAGGAGGGGTGCGCTCGCACGCACGGATACTCAGTCTTCGCTCGCGCGAACAGATCGAAAGTACTCTGCTGATCGCCGGATGCGATCCCGCGGTCTCAATCCTGGGCGATTGGATGACGCGCCAGCACGCCTCGATCGAGCTGATCGCGATACGCAGTTCCAGCCGCGGCGCGCTCGATGCGCTCAAGGGAAATCGCGCTCACGCCGCCGGAATCCATCTGCGCGGCTCGCACGGAGACTACAATGTGGACTCCGCGCGAAAATTTCTGAAGGAAAGCGATGCGGTACTGATCAATTTTGCGCGATGGGAGATCGGTCTCGCAGTTTCGAAACGATGCGGCATCAGAAGTCCGGCCGACCTCTCCCGGCGCGGCATCAGGATAGTGAATCGGGAATCAGGTTCCGGTGCTCGGCTCGCACTCGACGACTCGATGCGCGGCGCTGGAATCGAGCCACAAAAAATTTCCGGCTACTCGCGCGAACTGGAAGGTCATCTCGAAGTGGCGTGCGCCATCGCGGCAGGCGATGCCGACGCAGGTCCCACTATCCGGCTCGCCGCCGAGGCATACGACCTCGGCTTCGTCCCGATTCGCGAGGAACGTTACGATTTCGTGATTCAGCGTCGCGAACTGAACACGCCTCCGGTCAGAACATTGCTCGATGCGCTCAACTCGTCGCGATTCTCGCGCGAACTCTCCACCCTGTGCGGTTACGATACCACGCTGACTGGCTCGCAGATCGCCTGA
- a CDS encoding ketopantoate reductase family protein: MSDTPILIAGAGAIGSIVGGMLHLAGHDVTLLGRRAHMGAIARSGLRITGLLGERTVRGLKVANDPAQLNNRYGVILCAAKSYDTDSIADALADKLADDGAIVSMQNGLGNIESLSGRFGARRVLGARVIFGAEIPAPGHSHVTVFAQPLAVGPAPALHREHTARLAARARNLAAMIDAAGIPTVAADDIMPVIWTKLLYNVALNPLGALLRLHYGALAGDPDLRPILDSAIDEAFAVARALEVALPFADADAYRQLFYGQLIPTTFDHRPTMMHDLQVRGRTEIGTLNGKVVELAERLGLDAPTNRMLTRMIRAAERARQVALREEQR, from the coding sequence ATGAGCGATACTCCGATTCTGATTGCCGGCGCTGGCGCTATCGGTTCGATCGTCGGCGGGATGCTGCATCTGGCCGGCCACGACGTGACGCTGCTCGGGCGGCGCGCTCACATGGGCGCGATCGCACGGAGCGGACTCCGCATCACGGGATTGCTCGGCGAGCGAACCGTGCGCGGCTTGAAGGTGGCGAACGATCCGGCGCAACTGAATAATCGGTACGGCGTGATCCTGTGCGCGGCCAAGAGTTACGACACCGATTCGATCGCCGACGCGCTCGCGGACAAGCTGGCGGACGACGGCGCGATCGTGTCGATGCAAAACGGCCTCGGCAATATCGAGTCGCTGAGCGGCCGCTTCGGAGCGCGTCGCGTGCTTGGCGCGCGCGTGATCTTCGGCGCGGAAATTCCAGCGCCGGGTCATTCGCACGTGACGGTGTTCGCTCAGCCGCTCGCGGTCGGACCTGCGCCGGCGCTTCATCGCGAGCATACTGCGAGGCTTGCGGCGCGCGCGCGCAACCTCGCGGCGATGATCGACGCCGCCGGCATCCCCACCGTCGCCGCCGACGACATCATGCCGGTGATTTGGACCAAGCTCCTCTATAATGTTGCGCTGAATCCGCTCGGCGCGCTTTTGCGATTGCATTACGGCGCGCTGGCCGGCGATCCCGACCTGCGGCCGATTCTCGACAGCGCAATCGATGAGGCGTTTGCGGTGGCGCGCGCGCTCGAAGTCGCCCTGCCCTTTGCCGACGCCGACGCGTACCGGCAACTTTTCTATGGCCAGTTGATTCCGACCACGTTCGATCATCGCCCGACCATGATGCACGATCTTCAAGTGCGCGGCCGCACCGAAATCGGCACGCTCAACGGCAAAGTCGTCGAACTCGCGGAACGACTCGGGCTCGACGCGCCGACCAATCGGATGCTGACGCGGATGATTCGAGCCGCCGAGCGTGCGCGCCAGGTGGCACTCAGAGAGGAGCAACGCTGA
- a CDS encoding M67 family metallopeptidase, whose translation MKAVSIRRASIDAMIAQAEREFPFECCGFIIGDANIEEVRPIANIQNRKHAEDPAAFPRDARTAFLMDPKEHLAVMLEIDRRKFDLRSVYHSHPDHDAYFSATDATQACSFDPSEPDYPGTFHIVMSIRSGRFVNAAAFAWDPEKKEFVETPLTIE comes from the coding sequence ATGAAGGCTGTATCGATTCGGCGCGCCAGCATCGATGCGATGATCGCGCAGGCCGAGCGCGAATTTCCCTTCGAGTGCTGCGGCTTCATTATTGGCGACGCGAATATCGAGGAAGTGCGGCCGATCGCGAATATCCAGAATCGCAAGCACGCCGAGGATCCGGCGGCGTTTCCGCGCGACGCGCGCACCGCGTTTCTGATGGACCCGAAGGAGCATCTGGCGGTGATGCTCGAAATCGATCGGCGCAAGTTCGACTTGCGCTCGGTCTATCATTCGCATCCCGATCACGACGCGTATTTTTCCGCGACCGACGCGACGCAGGCGTGTTCATTCGATCCGTCGGAGCCTGACTATCCCGGTACCTTCCATATCGTGATGTCGATCCGGTCGGGCCGGTTCGTCAACGCGGCGGCATTCGCGTGGGATCCTGAAAAAAAGGAATTCGTCGAGACGCCGCTTACGATTGAATAG
- a CDS encoding nitroreductase/quinone reductase family protein yields the protein MAENPKVQKESALDRIFNRVMGLALAFGIGPGYMRLLEVRGRKSGRVFTTPVNLLELDGRRYLVAARGETAWARNARAAGNIILRKGSRHESLAVRELADSEKPRILKAFLDCFASQVQRFFDLPAGSPEDSFRATAAGKPVFELIAGA from the coding sequence GTGGCGGAGAATCCGAAGGTTCAGAAGGAAAGCGCACTCGATCGAATCTTCAATCGCGTGATGGGGCTCGCACTCGCCTTCGGCATCGGCCCCGGATACATGCGCCTGCTCGAAGTGCGCGGCCGAAAATCGGGCAGGGTCTTCACCACTCCGGTCAATCTGCTCGAACTCGACGGCCGCCGCTACCTGGTCGCGGCGCGCGGTGAAACCGCATGGGCCCGCAATGCGCGCGCCGCCGGCAATATCATCCTGCGCAAAGGATCGCGCCACGAATCGCTCGCCGTCCGCGAACTCGCCGACTCCGAAAAGCCGCGCATCTTGAAAGCGTTCCTCGATTGCTTCGCGTCGCAGGTGCAGCGCTTCTTCGATCTGCCCGCCGGTTCCCCCGAAGACAGTTTCCGCGCGACCGCCGCCGGCAAGCCGGTATTCGAGTTGATCGCCGGCGCCTGA